The genomic region CTGCACAGGTGCTGGCGGTGCTTGCCCAGTGGAATGTTGATCCACTCGATGACCGACTAAACCCGAACGGATCCGGCATCTCCCTGGGCCATCCGATCGGCGCGACCGGCGCGCGGATTCTGGCCACCGCGGCTCACGAAGCGTGGCGCCGTGGTGCGCACACCGTCCTGGAAACCATGTGCATCGGCGGCGGGCAGGGCTTGGCCGCCGTGTTTGAGGTGGTTCAGTGATGGTCACTATCTGCGACACCACCGCCGACGCAGTATCCGACATCAAAGACGGCAGCACCGTTCTGATAGGTGGTTTCGGCATGGCGGGCATGCCAGTCCAGCTCATCGACGCGCTGATCAACCATGGAGCAACGGACCTCACTGTGGTGTCGAACAACGCCGGTAACGGAGACACTGGCCTGGCTGCACTGCTGGCCGCCAAGCGCGTTCGGAAGATCATCTGCTCTTTCCCGAGACAGTCCGATTCCTGGGTCTTCGACGGCCTCTACCGTTCCGGCGACATCGAACTCGAGGTGGTGCCCCAAGGAACCCTTGCCGAGCGGATGCGTGCCGCCGGCGCCGGCATCGGCGCGTTCTACTGCCCCACCGCAGCCGGGACACCGCTAGCAGAAGGCAAAGAAGAACGCGTGATCGATGGCCGCACCTACATCCTGGAGTATCCGTTGACCGGCGAGGTCGCCCTGATTGGCGCATACCGCTCCGACCGGATGG from Mycolicibacterium sp. YH-1 harbors:
- a CDS encoding 3-oxoacid CoA-transferase subunit A codes for the protein MVTICDTTADAVSDIKDGSTVLIGGFGMAGMPVQLIDALINHGATDLTVVSNNAGNGDTGLAALLAAKRVRKIICSFPRQSDSWVFDGLYRSGDIELEVVPQGTLAERMRAAGAGIGAFYCPTAAGTPLAEGKEERVIDGRTYILEYPLTGEVALIGAYRSDRMGNLVYRKTARNFGPVMATAAALTIAQVTEVVDTGTLDPEVIVTPSIYVDKVVAV